From the genome of Nicotiana tabacum cultivar K326 chromosome 2, ASM71507v2, whole genome shotgun sequence:
AATATCTGGCGCTGTAATCTCCACGCCATCAATGGTCAAGATACGCGAAACATTGCTCTTAGAAATAGTAACATTTAGGCCTGGAACCAATGTCTTTAGGGGTGAACTGTCAGGCAAGAAAGCTAATTCCGTGTAAGTGTACCTTTGGGGCAATATATGAAGCCTTACAATTCTTTCTAGCAAAGGTGAAGGGGATGATAAAAATCCCAAATTTGGTGGAGCAAAGATTGTTACATAGCTTAAATTTGCAAAATCTTGAATAATCCCATCAAGAACAGAATGCAACTCAATTGCAAAGGAAACATATCCTTTGGAGCTGAGTAACTTAATGATTCTTGGCCAATCAACCAAGTTCTTGAAATCATTTGTGCTTGCACTTGATATCTGATCTTCACAAATAGGTGATCGAATAACGTCTCCGTGTTGGTCCATTCCATGAAAATCTAACTCAGAAAAAGCTCCAGTAACTCCATGTATTGAGATACTTTCTTCAAGAAACAAATCAGGATGAGAAACTAACACATTGTTAATCTCAACAGAGTTCTGTTTATAATCAGTTTTTGTGATAGCAATGTATTTTTTAGATAAAAGTGTTGTTAAGCAACTTCCTTGGGATTTTTTCAACAGTTCTTGAAAAGAGAGATTGTAAGGGGAAGTGTGGTACTGAAGGAGCTGTTTCATTGCCCAAGAAGGGACAGAGAGCTTGGCAATGGCGGAATCTTGAACGGCAAAAATGGTGGATTGAGGAGTGGAGAGGAAGATTTCAGGGGAGATTTGAAGGAGAGTAGCTAAGATATTGAAACCTTGATTTCGAAGAGCTTTAGAAGCATTCATTGTAAGGGCGTGTTTGGTGAATTGGTGAGATGAGTTTGAGTTGTTGGTTGATATTCTTGAATGCATGCTTGTGGT
Proteins encoded in this window:
- the LOC107817387 gene encoding fasciclin-like arabinogalactan protein 21; the encoded protein is MASSGCQGLFFVVLSIILAFTAITTSMHSRISTNNSNSSHQFTKHALTMNASKALRNQGFNILATLLQISPEIFLSTPQSTIFAVQDSAIAKLSVPSWAMKQLLQYHTSPYNLSFQELLKKSQGSCLTTLLSKKYIAITKTDYKQNSVEINNVLVSHPDLFLEESISIHGVTGAFSELDFHGMDQHGDVIRSPICEDQISSASTNDFKNLVDWPRIIKLLSSKGYVSFAIELHSVLDGIIQDFANLSYVTIFAPPNLGFLSSPSPLLERIVRLHILPQRYTYTELAFLPDSSPLKTLVPGLNVTISKSNVSRILTIDGVEITAPDIFLYKTFIIHGISRAFELKELSISFR